A genome region from Chryseobacterium sp. G0186 includes the following:
- a CDS encoding cupin domain-containing protein: protein MYTEKEITAMGYNPAPESYFTGRALLKTYVNPDERTNAYIGEVLFEAGTRTKWHTHESNQILLVREGICLYQEEGKPIQKIKAGDFVNVMPGIKHWHGASPDGIMIHTAIGLNTEKGLVNWMEPVSDEEYNQY from the coding sequence ATGTACACAGAAAAAGAAATAACGGCAATGGGTTATAACCCTGCTCCGGAAAGTTATTTTACAGGAAGAGCTTTGCTAAAAACATATGTAAATCCGGATGAAAGAACCAATGCCTATATCGGTGAGGTCTTATTCGAAGCAGGAACCCGTACCAAGTGGCATACTCATGAAAGTAACCAAATTTTATTGGTACGCGAAGGTATTTGCTTATATCAGGAAGAAGGAAAGCCAATACAAAAAATAAAAGCAGGGGATTTTGTGAACGTTATGCCCGGTATAAAGCACTGGCACGGCGCATCACCTGATGGTATTATGATTCATACGGCAATAGGACTTAATACTGAAAAAGGACTCGTAAACTGGATGGAACCAGTGTCTGATGAAGAGTACAATCAATACTAA
- a CDS encoding alpha/beta hydrolase — MKKSVKFKALYWDIAADLLFPPNFDENKKYPVIISTHPIGSCKEQTSGNVYGQAFADAGFVVLVPDASFQGESGGEPRFLEDPSFRVEDYSYACDYLVTLPFVDENRIGALGMCGAGGYVISATMKERRIKAVATLTGANYGRVMREFGDPIANLEAIAAQRTAEARGAALRVDQGLYPTYEMAQEAGADIDLLEATEYYRTSRGEKPNGVNKTLFSHNASALTWDAYNLAEKLLTQPLLVIVGRKPGAFGAYRDGFEIIRRSASIKKELVVVDGWSHYDLYDKPEPVKTALDKLIPFYQENL, encoded by the coding sequence ATGAAAAAATCAGTGAAATTTAAGGCACTTTATTGGGATATTGCAGCAGACCTTCTTTTCCCTCCAAATTTTGACGAAAACAAAAAATATCCTGTTATCATCAGTACGCATCCAATTGGAAGTTGTAAAGAGCAAACTTCAGGAAACGTTTACGGACAGGCATTTGCAGATGCAGGTTTTGTAGTATTGGTTCCCGATGCTTCTTTTCAAGGTGAAAGCGGTGGAGAACCAAGGTTTTTGGAAGATCCTTCGTTCCGTGTAGAAGATTACAGCTATGCGTGTGACTATCTTGTAACGCTTCCTTTTGTTGATGAAAACCGTATCGGTGCATTAGGGATGTGTGGTGCAGGTGGTTATGTTATCAGCGCAACGATGAAAGAACGCCGTATTAAGGCAGTTGCAACTCTTACCGGGGCAAACTATGGTCGTGTAATGCGTGAGTTTGGAGATCCTATTGCCAACCTTGAAGCAATTGCAGCACAAAGAACCGCTGAGGCAAGAGGTGCAGCTCTTAGAGTTGACCAGGGGCTTTATCCAACCTATGAAATGGCACAAGAAGCAGGTGCGGACATCGACCTTTTAGAAGCAACAGAATATTACCGTACTTCACGTGGCGAAAAACCAAATGGGGTAAACAAAACCTTATTCTCTCATAATGCATCAGCATTGACCTGGGATGCATACAATTTAGCTGAGAAATTATTAACGCAACCATTATTGGTCATCGTAGGTCGCAAACCGGGGGCTTTTGGTGCGTATAGAGATGGTTTTGAAATCATTCGTCGTTCAGCTTCTATTAAAAAAGAATTGGTCGTTGTTGATGGATGGTCACACTATGATCTTTATGATAAACCGGAACCGGTGAAAACTGCATTAGATAAATTGATCCCTTTCTATCAAGAGAACCTTTAA